In Brassica rapa cultivar Chiifu-401-42 chromosome A06, CAAS_Brap_v3.01, whole genome shotgun sequence, a single window of DNA contains:
- the LOC117125859 gene encoding probable mitochondrial import receptor subunit TOM40-2 isoform X2 — protein MGNSEFPAERSQHIFKTPTSSYEFGANLIDPKLMLDGRLMMDGTVIARFNSVLKENFTIKTTAQLTNELDQSQGVFTVDYKGSDYRTQFQLGNYKNQFKPGTSSLFRANYIQHVTPKLSLGGEVLYLSEHRKSVVGYVARYETDKMVASGQVASSGVAIMNYVHKVTDKISLAAEFFYSFMLRDGAASVGYDLMFRQSRVRGKIDSNGVVFAHVEEQLCPGLGLLLCAEVDHVKTDYKFGLGVKYEGL, from the exons ATGGGAAACAGTGAATTTCCAGCTGAACGATCTCAGCATATTTTCAAGACTCCAACTTCCAGTTATGAATTTGGTGCAAATCTCATTGACCCAAAG TTGATGCTTGACGGAAGGCTCATGATGGATGGTACAGTTATTGCAAGATTCAATAGCGTTTTAAAGGAGAACTTCACCATCAAGACTACTGCTCAG CTGACAAATGAGCTAGATCAGTCACAAGGCGTGTTCACCGTTGATTACAAG GGGTCCGACTATAGAACTCAGTTTCAGCTTGGAAACTACAAGAATCAGTTTAAGCCTGGAACCAGCTCCCTGTTCAGAGCTAACTATATTCAG CATGTCACACCCAAGCTATCTTTAGGTGGCGAGGTTTTATATCTTAGTGAGCATAGGAAGTCGGTTGTTGGTTATGTGGCTAGATACGAGACTGATAAAATG GTTGCCTCTGGGCAAGTTGCTTCCTCTGGTGTGGCTATCATGAACTATGTTCATAAAGTTACAGACAAG ATCTCTTTAGCAGCAGAATTCTTTTACAGTTTTATGTTAAGAGATGGTGCAGCTAGTGTTGGGTATGACCTGATGTTCAGACAG AGTCGAGTAAGAGGAAAGATCGATTCTAATGGTGTTGTTTTTGCTCACGTGGAAGAACAATTGTGTCCTGGACTTGGTTTGCTTCTATGCGCTGAG GTTGATCATGTGAAGACGGATTACAAGTTTGGTTTGGGTGTAAAATACGAAGGCCTctag
- the LOC117125859 gene encoding probable mitochondrial import receptor subunit TOM40-2 isoform X1: MGNSEFPAERSQHIFKTPTSSYEFGANLIDPKLMLDGRLMMDGTVIARFNSVLKENFTIKTTAQLTNELDQSQGVFTVDYKGSDYRTQFQLGNYKNQFKPGTSSLFRANYIQHVTPKLSLGGEVLYLSEHRKSVVGYVARYETDKMVASGQVASSGVAIMNYVHKVTDKISLAAEFFYSFMLRDGAASVGYDLMFRQSRVRGKIDSNGVVFAHVEEQLCPGLGLLLCAEVKKITLSMRFHGHECYNDWFIKRTIFLNNQVDHVKTDYKFGLGVKYEGL, translated from the exons ATGGGAAACAGTGAATTTCCAGCTGAACGATCTCAGCATATTTTCAAGACTCCAACTTCCAGTTATGAATTTGGTGCAAATCTCATTGACCCAAAG TTGATGCTTGACGGAAGGCTCATGATGGATGGTACAGTTATTGCAAGATTCAATAGCGTTTTAAAGGAGAACTTCACCATCAAGACTACTGCTCAG CTGACAAATGAGCTAGATCAGTCACAAGGCGTGTTCACCGTTGATTACAAG GGGTCCGACTATAGAACTCAGTTTCAGCTTGGAAACTACAAGAATCAGTTTAAGCCTGGAACCAGCTCCCTGTTCAGAGCTAACTATATTCAG CATGTCACACCCAAGCTATCTTTAGGTGGCGAGGTTTTATATCTTAGTGAGCATAGGAAGTCGGTTGTTGGTTATGTGGCTAGATACGAGACTGATAAAATG GTTGCCTCTGGGCAAGTTGCTTCCTCTGGTGTGGCTATCATGAACTATGTTCATAAAGTTACAGACAAG ATCTCTTTAGCAGCAGAATTCTTTTACAGTTTTATGTTAAGAGATGGTGCAGCTAGTGTTGGGTATGACCTGATGTTCAGACAG AGTCGAGTAAGAGGAAAGATCGATTCTAATGGTGTTGTTTTTGCTCACGTGGAAGAACAATTGTGTCCTGGACTTGGTTTGCTTCTATGCGCTGAGGTAAAGAAAATAACTCTAAGCATGCGGTTTCATGGTCATGAATGTTATAATGATTGGTTTATTAAAAGGACCATTTTCTTGAATAATCAGGTTGATCATGTGAAGACGGATTACAAGTTTGGTTTGGGTGTAAAATACGAAGGCCTctag